A DNA window from Hevea brasiliensis isolate MT/VB/25A 57/8 chromosome 2, ASM3005281v1, whole genome shotgun sequence contains the following coding sequences:
- the LOC110659274 gene encoding endoglucanase 17, with amino-acid sequence MAFSLFHFTLVLLLSCFASSLLHCHGFPALHHHRHPRFASHNYRDALTKSILFFEGQRSGKLPSNQRITWRRDSGLSDGAAMHVNLVGGYYDAGDNVKFGFPMAFTATMLSWSVIEFGGLMKGELQNAKAAIRWATDYLLKATVHPDTIYVQVGDANKDHSCWERPEDMDTPRSVFKVDRNSPGSDVAAETAAALAAASLVFRRSDPTYSKLLVRRAIRVFQFADKYRGAYSNGLKKNVCPFYCSYSGYEDELLWGAAWLHKATKNPTYLNYIQVNGQTLGAAEFDNTFGWDNKHVGARILLSKAFLVQKLQSLHDYKGHADNFICSIIPGAPFSSAQYTPGGLLFKMSDSNMQYVTSTSFLLLTYAKYLTSARKFVNCGRAIVTPNRLRNIAKKQVDYLLGDNPLRMSYMVGYGPRYPRRIHHRGSSLPSIAVHPAKIQCSSGFSVMKSQSPNPNILVGAVVGGPDRHDRFPDQRSDYEQSEPSTYINAPLVGALAYLAHSFGQL; translated from the exons ATGGCTTtctctcttttccatttcacacttgtACTGCTCCTCTCCTGTTTTGCTTCTTCTTTGCTCCATTGCCATGGCTTTCCGGCCCTCCACCACCACCGCCACCCTCGCTTTGCCAGCCACAACTACAGAGATGCCCTCACTAAATCAATCCTTTTCTTTGAGGGCCAGAGATCAGGCAAGCTCCCTTCTAACCAGAGGATCACCTGGAGAAGGGACTCGGGTCTCTCAGATGGTGCAGCCATGCAT GTGAATTTGGTAGGAGGGTACTATGATGCAGGGgacaatgtgaaatttggcttccCTATGGCTTTCACTGCCACTATGCTCTCATGGAGTGTCATTGAGTTTGGTGGGCTGATGAAAGGCGAGTTGCAAAACGCCAAAGCCGCCATTCGTTGGGCTACTGATTACCTTCTCAAAGCTACCGTGCATCCCGACACCATCTACGTTCAG GTTGGTGATGCTAACAAGGACCATTCTTGCTGGGAGAGACCAGAAGATATGGATACCCCAAGAAGTGTATTCAAAGTAGACAGAAATTCCCCTGGTTCTGATGTTGCTGCTGAAACTGCTGCTGCTCTTGCTGCAGCCTCTTTGGTGTTTAGAAGAAGTGACCCCACTTACTCCAAGCTTTTGGTCAGAAGGGCTATCAGG GTGTTCCAATTTGCAGACAAGTATCGAGGAGCATACAGCAATGGATTGAAGAAAAATGTTTGCCCCTTTTATTGCTCCTATTCTGGATATGAG GATGAGCTGTTGTGGGGAGCTGCCTGGCTGCATAAGGCCACAAAGAACCCTACTTACCTCAACTACATTCAAGTTAATGGGCAGACCCTTGGGGCCGCAGAGTTTGACAACACCTTTGGCTGGGACAACAAGCATGTTGGAGCAAGAATTCTTCTTTCCAAG GCATTTCTTGTTCAAAAACTGCAATCCCTCCATGATTACAAAGGCCATGCAGATAATTTTATCTGTTCCATCATTCCAGGGGCCCCTTTCTCTTCAGCACAATACACTCCAG GTGGGCTTCTGTTCAAGATGAGTGATAGCAACATGCAGTATGTGACCTCCACTTCGTTCTTGCTCCTAACCTACGCCAAGTACTTGACCTCTGCCCGTAAGTTTGTGAACTGTGGTCGAGCCATAGTCACACCTAATAGGCTACGAAACATTGCCAAGAAACAG gtcgACTATCTTCTGGGAGACAACCCCTTGAGGATGTCCTATATGGTGGGATACGGTCCAAGATACCCGCGAAGGATACACCACAGGGGCTCATCTCTACCGTCCATTGCTGTGCACCCGGCCAAGATCCAATGCTCATCAGGCTTCAGCGTCATGAAATCTCAATCCCCGAACCCCAACATTCTTGTGGGTGCAGTCGTTGGAGGCCCAGATCGGCATGATAGGTTCCCAGATCAAAGATCAGACTATGAGCAGTCAGAGCCGTCCACTTATATTAACGCACCTCTTGTTGGAGCACTGGCTTATCTTGCTCACTCATTTGGACAGCTCTAA
- the LOC110659273 gene encoding sucrose synthase 2, whose protein sequence is MGTPKLARIPSMRDRVEDTLSAHRNELVSLLCRYVDQGKGILQPHTLIDELDNIVSEDEARLGLRDGPFGEILKSAQEAIVLPPFVAIAIRPRPGVWEYVRVNVYELSVEQLSVSEYLRFKEELVDGPSNDPYVLELDFEPFNADVPRPNRSSSIGNGVQFLNRHLSSIMFRNKDCLEPLNDFLRAHKYKGHALMLNDRIQSISGLQSALAKAEEYISKLPPDSPYSEFEYKLQELGFERGWGDTAARVLETMHLLLDILQAPDPLSLETFLGRIPMVFNVVILSPHGYFGQANVLGLPDTGGQVVYILDQVRALENEMLLRIQKQGLDFKPRILIVTRLIPDAKGTTCNQRLERVSGTEHTHILRVPFRSEKGILRKWISRFDVWPYLETFAEDVASEIVAELQGIPDFIIGNYSDGNLVASLLAYKMGITQCTIAHALEKTKYPDSDIYWKNFDDKYHFSCQFTADLLAMNNADFIITSTYQEIAGTKNTVGQYESHTAFTLPGLYRVVHGIDVFDPKFNIVSPGADMSIYFPYSEKQKRLTALHASIEKMLYDPEPTDEWIGTLSDKSKPLIFSMARLDRVKNITGLVEIYGKNTKLRELVNLVVIAGYIDVKKSRDREEIAEIEKMHDLMKKYNLDGQFRWITAQTNRARNGELYRYIADTKGAFVQPAFYEAFGLTVVEAMTCGLPTFATCHGGPAEIIEHGISGFHIDPYHPDQAAEILVDFFQKCKEDPSHWNKISDAGLQRIYERYTWKIYSERLLTLAGVYGFWKYVSKLDRRETRRYLEMFYILKFRDLVKTVPLAIDDQH, encoded by the exons GAAGCCATAGTTTTGCCTCCATTTGTGGCAATAGCCATTCGTCCTAGACCTGGTGTCTGGGAATATGTCCGTGTGAATGTTTATGAACTCAGTGTGGAGCAATTGAGCGTCTCAGAATACCTTCGGTTCAAAGAAGAACTTGTAGATGGGCC GTCTAATGATCCCTATGTACTTGAGCTTGACTTTGAGCCATTTAATGCTGATGTTCCTCGTCCCAACCGGTCTTCATCTATTGGCAATGGTGTTCAATTCCTCAATCGCCATCTTTCTTCAATTATGTTTCGTAACAAGGACTGCTTGGAACCTTTAAATGATTTCCTTCGAGCACACAAATATAAAGGGCAT GCCTTGATGTTGAATGATCGGATACAGAGCATATCCGGACTTCAGTCTGCCCTTGCTAAGGCAGAAGAATATATTTCTAAGCTTCCACCTGATTCACCATATTCTGAATTTGAATATAA ATTACAAGAACTGGGTTTTGAGAGAGGGTGGGGGGATACTGCAGCACGGGTACTGGAGACAATGCACCTTCTCTTGGACATCCTGCAGGCTCCTGATCCCTTATCTTTAGAAACATTCCTGGGGAGAATACCCATGGTGTTTAATGTTGTGATTTTGTCTCCACATGGATACTTTGGGCAAGCAAATGTTTTAGGTTTGCCTGACACTGGTGGACAG GTTGTTTATATACTGGATCAAGTCCGTGCCTTAGAGAATGAAATGCTTCTTAGAATACAGAAGCAAGGCCTGGATTTCAAGCCTAGGATTCTGATT GTGACCAGATTAATCCCTGATGCAAAAGGGACTACATGCAATCAGAGGTTGGAAAGAGTCAGTGGAACAGAACACACGCATATTCTGCGAGTTCCTTTTAGATCAGAGAAAGGAATTCTTAGAAAATGGATCTCAAGATTTGATGTGTGGCCGTATCTGGAGACCTTTGCTGAG GATGTGGCCAGTGAAATTGTAGCTGAGTTACAGGGCATTCCTGATTTTATTATAGGCAACTACAGTGATGGGAACCTTGTTGCATCTTTGTTGGCATATAAAATGGGTATTACACAG TGCACCATTGCGCATGCCTTGGAGAAAACCAAATATCCAGATTCAGATATATATTGGAAAAATTTTGATGATAAATATCATTTCTCATGTCAATTCACTGCTGACTTATTAGCCATGAACAATGCAGATTTTATCATCACCAGTACTTACCAAGAGATTGCAGGAAC GAAGAATACTGTTGGTCAGTATGAGAGCCACACTGCTTTCACTCTTCCAGGATTATATCGAGTTGTTCATGGCATTGATGTTTTCGATCCAAAGTTCAATATTGTCTCTCCTGGGGCAGATATGTCCATCTACTTCCCATATTCTGAAAAGCAAAAAAGACTTACAGCTTTACATGCTTCAATAGAAAAGATGTTGTATGATCCTGAGCCAACGGACGAGTGGAT AGGTACACTGAGCGACAAGTCAAAGCCCTTGATTTTTTCCATGGCAAGGCTGGACAGGGTGAAGAACATTACTGGGCTGGTAGAGATATATGGTAAGAATACGAAGCTGAGGGAGTTGGTGAACCTTGTTGTGATTGCTGGTTATATTGATGTGAAGAAGTCCAGAGACAGAGAAGAAATTGCTGAAATTGAAAAGATGCACGACCTTATGAAGAAGTACAATTTGGATGGACAATTTCGATGGATAACAGCCCAAACAAATCGAGCACGTAATGGTGAGCTCTATCGCTACATAGCTGATACAAAAGGAGCTTTTGTGCAG CCTGCTTTTTATGAAGCATTTGGGCTGACTGTTGTGGAGGCTATGACTTGTGGCCTTCCAACATTTGCTACTTGCCATGGTGGTCCTGCGGAAATTATTGAGCATGGTATATCAGGATTCCACATTGATCCATATCACCCTGATCAGGCTGCTGAAATTCTGGTAGATTTCTTTCAAAAGTGCAAGGAGGATCCAAGCCACTGGAATAAAATATCTGACGCAGGGCTTCAGAGGATTTATGAAAG GTACACATGGAAGATCTATTCTGAGAGGCTTTTGACGTTGGCTGGGGTATATGGTTTCTGGAAGTACGTTTCCAAACTTGACCGGCGTGAGACTCGAAGATATCTTGAGATGTTTTACATCCTCAAGTTCCGTGATTTG GTGAAAACCGTTCCTTTGGCAATTGACGACCAACATTAA